From a single Chitinophaga sp. Cy-1792 genomic region:
- a CDS encoding HEAT repeat domain-containing protein, with the protein MTTTISDCWQEIRYVYSNAPLAIQVAMIFIAIAVFSTVMAYLTILRSRYKAYMKRKRLNKLLPRIDELLIDEVMTNPDIPHDVDPAKVQLNLAPFEALPLHKRWARETLTARIIHFRQNVKGNMGVLLRNLYTQLDLDKDAYRKLKSRKWNRKVAALVEFTSMDLSISDVTILPLANSRNRELRAAARQAYIKISKNEPFKFFDSVTDPLLPWDQVELFRIITTTEDIAIPNFARWITYSSNKSVVSFCMKLVVHYNQLPAVPAIIKLLDNRDHYTRADAIECLGRLKVEEVEDKLVQLYTSQPLFCQIEILRALGRISSGKHIDFLRNEFLHATDFDLKKAAARAIVKNEWIAREVLDELLATTTGQNLLILKHCMNPLIKY; encoded by the coding sequence TTGACAACGACTATATCCGACTGCTGGCAGGAGATACGTTATGTATACAGTAACGCCCCCCTGGCCATACAGGTTGCCATGATATTTATTGCGATAGCGGTTTTTTCCACCGTTATGGCATATCTGACTATCCTGAGAAGCAGGTATAAAGCCTATATGAAGCGGAAGCGGCTCAATAAGCTGCTTCCCCGCATTGATGAGTTGCTGATCGATGAGGTGATGACGAATCCGGACATCCCGCATGATGTTGACCCTGCAAAAGTACAGCTGAACCTGGCACCTTTTGAAGCGTTACCGCTGCATAAGCGTTGGGCAAGGGAAACCCTCACCGCCCGTATTATCCATTTCCGCCAGAACGTAAAAGGAAATATGGGTGTGCTGCTCCGAAACCTGTATACACAGCTGGACCTCGACAAAGACGCCTACCGCAAACTGAAATCCCGCAAATGGAACAGGAAAGTGGCTGCCCTGGTGGAGTTTACCAGTATGGACCTTTCTATTTCCGATGTAACGATCCTGCCGCTGGCCAATAGCCGTAACCGTGAGTTGCGCGCCGCCGCCCGACAGGCTTATATTAAGATCAGTAAGAACGAGCCGTTCAAATTCTTCGATTCTGTAACGGACCCGCTCCTCCCCTGGGACCAGGTGGAGCTTTTCCGTATTATCACGACCACAGAAGATATTGCCATTCCCAATTTCGCCAGATGGATCACCTACTCTTCCAATAAGAGTGTGGTGTCTTTCTGTATGAAACTGGTGGTGCATTATAACCAGTTGCCTGCTGTGCCCGCTATTATTAAACTGCTGGACAACAGGGACCACTATACGAGAGCAGATGCAATCGAATGTCTGGGCCGTCTTAAAGTAGAAGAAGTAGAAGATAAGCTGGTGCAGCTGTACACGAGCCAGCCATTGTTCTGTCAGATAGAAATACTGCGGGCTTTGGGACGCATCAGCAGTGGAAAGCATATTGATTTTCTGCGGAATGAATTTCTACATGCTACCGATTTCGACCTGAAAAAAGCTGCGGCGCGTGCCATTGTAAAAAATGAATGGATTGCCCGTGAAGTACTGGATGAACTGCTGGCTACAACTACCGGACAGAACCTCCTGATATTAAAGCATTGTATGAACCCGTTAATTAAGTATTGA
- a CDS encoding response regulator transcription factor — MSKKILLVEDDEVMPKIIARILPEPDFVVDVAVNGKEAMEKLEGSNYNYDLIITDIMMPYANGFEILSKVKSHNPGNPIPVIIVSNAGNEDMIMEGFKLGVDDFLKKPIIPAELILRVKRLLMKK, encoded by the coding sequence ATGAGTAAGAAGATTCTCTTAGTCGAAGATGATGAAGTTATGCCAAAAATCATTGCCCGCATTTTACCGGAACCGGATTTCGTGGTAGATGTAGCGGTAAATGGAAAAGAAGCCATGGAAAAATTAGAAGGCAGTAACTACAATTACGACCTGATCATCACTGATATTATGATGCCATATGCCAACGGGTTCGAGATTTTAAGTAAAGTAAAGAGTCATAATCCGGGCAATCCGATTCCGGTAATTATCGTATCCAACGCGGGCAATGAAGATATGATCATGGAAGGGTTTAAACTGGGTGTGGATGATTTTCTGAAGAAGCCCATCATTCCTGCAGAGCTGATCCTTCGCGTGAAACGCTTATTAATGAAGAAGTAA